Proteins encoded in a region of the Amphiprion ocellaris isolate individual 3 ecotype Okinawa chromosome 21, ASM2253959v1, whole genome shotgun sequence genome:
- the orc5 gene encoding origin recognition complex subunit 5, with the protein MTALLQHPGYDEEKLRRVAEQLPCREVQAGLLLSLMGEPQQYSYPSIFIYGHRASGKSHVLHVLLKELELHHATVSCVECVSVALLFEQVLLSFFGCDAASLLPRSPSLSDFVRIYRQQRSQSPAKQTRYLVMEKAELLRDSDANLLPALLRLQELVEDNVTVILLSEIVWDKFRPNTGCFEPLLLHFPDYSKGELQQILSQDRHPSYSAEFYSSYINILLGVFYSVCRDLRELRHLAALNFSKFCEPLEEGKVKETDTHKLWRNIEPHLKKAMQTVYLREVSSLQWEQMQLMEEKEAGALRGLSAHTHVELPFYSKFLLIAAYLASYNPARTDKRFFLKHHGKIRKTNFLKKNEKTSNHLLGPKPFPLDRLLAIFYSVVDSRVAPTASIFSQISSLVTLQLLTQVSHDDQLDAPKYKCAVSLDFICAISRTVNFDIVKYLYDFL; encoded by the exons ATGACGGCGCTGTTACAGCACCCGGGATACGACGAGGAGAAGCTGCGGAGGGTCGCAGAGCAGCTGCCCTGCAGAGAGGTCCAGGCTGGACTGCTGCTGTCGCTCATGGGAGAG CCGCAGCAGTACAGCTACCCTTCAATCTTCATCTACGGTCATCGGGCCTCAGGGAAGAGTCACGTGCTGCACGTTTTACTGAAGGAACTGGAG ctgcatcACGCCACCGTCAGCTGTGTCGAATGCGTCTCTGTAGCGTTGCTGTTTGAACAAGTGCTGCTGTCCTTCTTTGGCTGCGATGCCGCCTCGCTGCTCCCCCGCAGTCCCTCCCTGTCTGACTTCGTACGCATCTACAGGCAGCAGCGCTCGCAGTCTCCCGCCAAACAGACACGATACCTT gTAATGGAAAAAGCCGAGCTTCTGAGAGACAGCGATGCCAATCTCCTCCCTGCTCTCCTGCGTCTTCAGGAATTG GTTGAAGACAACGTTACCGTCATCCTGCTCAGTGAAATTGTGTGGGACAAGTTCAGACCAAACACCGGCTGTTTTGAGCCGCTTCTGCTCCATTTCCCAGACTACAGTAAAG GTGAGCTGCAGCAGATTTTGTCCCAGGACAGACATCCTTCATACTCAGCTGAGTTTTACTCCTCCTACATCAACATCCTGCTGGGAGTCTTTTACTCGGTGTGTCGAGACCTCAGAGAGCTGCGACACCTG GCCGCCCTCAACTTTTCAAAGTTCTGCGAGCCTTTGGAAGAAGGGAAAG TGAAAGAGACTGACACACACAAGCTGTGGAGGAACATCgaaccacatttaaaaaaagccatGCAGACGGTTTACCTTCGAGAGGTGTCCAG tcttcagtGGGAGCAGATGCAGCTAATGGAGGAGAAGGAAGCCGGAGCGTTGAGag GTTTATCAGCTCACACTCATGTTGAACTGCCTTTTTACTCCAAGTTCCTTTTGATTGCTGCCTATCTGGCATCGTATAACCCTGCCCGCACAGATAAACGCTTCTTCCTAAAg CACCAcggtaaaataagaaaaacaaacttcctgaagaaaaatgagaag ACGAGTAACCACCTCCTGGGGCCGAAGCCCTTCCCTCTGGACCGCTTGCTCgccattttttacagtgtggtcgACAGCAGAGTCGCACCGACTGCCAGCATCTTCTCTCAG ATTTCCTCTCTGGTGACCTTACAGCTGTTGACTCAGGTCAGCCATGACGACCAGCTCGATGCACCCAAGTACAAATGTGCCGTTTCTTTGGACTTCATCTGTGCCATATCCAG GACGGTGAACTTTGATATTGTGAAGTATCTGTACGACTTCCTCTGA
- the guca1a gene encoding guanylyl cyclase-activating protein 1: MGNSSGSTVDDLQAVEMHLWYKKFMTECPSGQLTLHEFKQFFGLRGLDPEANAYIEQMFRTFDMNKDGYIDFMEYVAALSLVMRGKMEHKLRWYFKLYDVDGNGCIDRHELLNIIKAIRAINGNEGQDTTAEDFTNRVFDRIDINGDGELSLEEFVAGARSDEDFMEVMMKSLDLSHIVAMIHNRRRSV, from the exons ATGGGAAACTCATCAGGCAGCACCGTGGACGACCTGCAGGCCGTGGAGATGCACCTCTGGTACAAGAAGTTCATGACTGAGTGCCCCTCGGGTCAGCTCACCCTGCACGAGTTCAAGCAGTTCTTCGGGCTGAGAGGTCTGGACCCTGAGGCCAACGCCTACATCGAGCAGATGTTCCGCACGTTCGACATGAACAAG GACGGCTACATAGACTTCATGGAGTATGTGGCTGCTCTGAGTCTGGTGATGCGCGGAAAGATGGAGCACAAGCTGCGCTGGTATTTCAAACTTTACGACGTGGACGGAAACGGCTGCATCGACCGGCACGAACTCCTCAACATCATTAAG GCCATCCGAGCAATCAATGGGAACGAGGGTCAGGACACAACTGCGGAGGATTTCACCAACCGCGTGTTCGACAGGATTGATATAAACGGAGACG GTGAGCTGTCCCTGGAGGAGTTCGTGGCCGGAGCTCGTAGCGACGAAGACTTCATGGAGGTGATGATGAAAAGTCTGGACCTCTCCCACATTGTGGCGATGATCCACAACAGGAGGCGCAGCGTTTAG